A genomic region of Blattabacterium cuenoti contains the following coding sequences:
- the rplX gene encoding 50S ribosomal protein L24 yields the protein MIKKGDKVSILSGNFKGSKGLVIRVFPKKKKAIIHGINMVKKHVKPSAKKPKGGIIEKEAPIHISNLKKEKS from the coding sequence ATGATAAAAAAAGGAGATAAAGTTTCTATTTTGTCAGGAAATTTTAAAGGAAGTAAAGGTCTTGTTATTCGAGTCTTTCCAAAAAAAAAAAAGGCAATTATACATGGAATTAATATGGTCAAAAAACATGTTAAGCCTAGTGCAAAAAAACCTAAAGGAGGCATAATAGAAAAAGAAGCTCCGATACATATATCTAATCTTAAAAAGGAAAAATCGTGA
- the rplN gene encoding 50S ribosomal protein L14 — protein MLQQESRCKVSDNTGAKEVLIIRVLGGTKKRYASLGDSVVVTIKEAVSGGNVVKKGQVVKAVIIRTKKKTRRKDGSYISFDDNACVLINPSGEIMGTRVFGPVARELRDKEYMKIISLAQEVL, from the coding sequence ATGTTACAACAGGAATCTAGATGTAAGGTCTCAGACAATACAGGTGCTAAAGAAGTTTTGATTATTAGAGTTTTAGGTGGTACTAAAAAAAGATATGCTTCATTGGGTGATTCTGTTGTCGTTACAATAAAAGAAGCTGTGTCTGGTGGAAATGTTGTTAAAAAAGGTCAAGTAGTTAAAGCTGTAATAATTAGAACAAAGAAAAAAACAAGAAGAAAAGATGGGTCTTATATAAGCTTTGACGATAACGCGTGTGTTCTTATTAATCCATCTGGAGAGATAATGGGAACTAGAGTTTTTGGTCCTGTAGCTAGGGAATTAAGAGATAAAGAGTATATGAAAATTATTTCTTTAGCTCAAGAGGTTTTATAA
- the rpsQ gene encoding 30S ribosomal protein S17: MVDEKKNNKSSSNTIRNIRKQRIGIVTSDKMDKTIIVSEIKKVKHKYYGKSILKKKKYMVHDEKNVSKNGDKVSIMEIRPLSKKKCWRLVSILEKS; the protein is encoded by the coding sequence ATGGTTGATGAAAAGAAGAACAATAAAAGTTCTTCTAATACTATTAGAAATATTAGAAAACAAAGAATAGGTATAGTAACTAGTGATAAAATGGATAAGACAATTATTGTTTCTGAAATCAAAAAAGTAAAACATAAGTATTATGGAAAAAGCATTCTGAAAAAGAAAAAATATATGGTTCATGATGAAAAAAATGTATCTAAAAATGGCGACAAGGTTAGTATCATGGAAATACGTCCTCTTAGTAAAAAAAAATGTTGGAGATTAGTTTCTATTTTAGAAAAATCATAA
- the rpmC gene encoding 50S ribosomal protein L29 gives MKYFDIKVLSDGDIKNHIKEQKNNCQKMKFDHAFGLIKNPMKIRIFRKNVAKLKTELNKRRNG, from the coding sequence ATGAAATATTTCGATATAAAAGTTTTATCCGATGGAGATATTAAAAATCATATAAAAGAGCAAAAAAATAATTGTCAAAAGATGAAATTTGATCATGCTTTTGGATTAATTAAAAATCCTATGAAAATTAGAATTTTTAGAAAAAATGTGGCTAAATTAAAAACAGAATTAAATAAAAGAAGAAATGGTTGA
- the rplP gene encoding 50S ribosomal protein L16 → MLQPKKTKYKKKQKGRIRGNSSKGIALSRGLYGIKALEGAWITSRQLEAARVAATRYMKREGKLWINIFPDKPATRKPQEVRMGKGKGPVEFWVSVVKPGRILFEIDGVEMEIAKEALRLASQKLPIKMKFVFSKENIK, encoded by the coding sequence ATGTTACAACCAAAAAAAACGAAATATAAAAAAAAACAAAAAGGACGTATACGTGGAAATTCCTCAAAAGGAATTGCTTTGTCAAGGGGGTTATATGGAATAAAAGCTTTAGAAGGAGCATGGATTACATCTAGACAATTAGAAGCTGCTCGTGTTGCAGCTACCAGATACATGAAAAGAGAAGGAAAATTGTGGATAAATATTTTTCCGGATAAGCCAGCTACAAGAAAACCACAGGAGGTTCGTATGGGAAAGGGGAAGGGACCTGTAGAGTTTTGGGTTTCTGTAGTCAAACCTGGTAGAATATTATTTGAAATAGATGGAGTTGAAATGGAAATTGCTAAAGAAGCATTAAGATTAGCCTCTCAAAAACTTCCTATCAAAATGAAATTTGTATTTTCTAAAGAAAATATAAAATGA
- the rpsC gene encoding 30S ribosomal protein S3 → MGQKTNPIVNRLGIIMGWQSSWCNNYKDRIQEDFKVRRYIEARLPKGIVSRIFIERTLKFITITIRTSRPALVIGKGGDEVDTVRKELKKLTKKEVQINISEVKRPELDAPLVAKNLVRQLENRISYKKAIKLSILSAMRMNAQGIRIQISGRLNGAEMARCESYKEGRISLGTFRADVDYHMAVAHTVYGSIGVKVWIMKGEIYGKRELSPLFVMQKRHRFSNNKASFFRKKKL, encoded by the coding sequence ATGGGACAAAAAACAAATCCAATTGTTAACCGTCTTGGCATTATTATGGGATGGCAATCCAGTTGGTGTAATAATTATAAAGATAGAATTCAAGAAGATTTTAAAGTAAGAAGATATATAGAGGCTCGTCTTCCAAAAGGAATAGTTTCTCGTATTTTTATAGAGAGAACTCTAAAATTTATAACCATAACTATTAGGACATCACGTCCTGCTCTTGTTATAGGAAAAGGTGGAGATGAAGTGGATACAGTTAGGAAAGAATTAAAAAAACTTACGAAAAAAGAAGTTCAAATTAATATTTCTGAAGTGAAACGTCCTGAATTAGATGCCCCATTAGTAGCGAAAAATTTGGTCAGACAATTAGAAAATAGAATTTCTTATAAAAAAGCCATAAAATTATCCATACTTTCTGCTATGAGAATGAATGCTCAAGGAATAAGAATACAAATATCTGGTAGATTAAATGGTGCTGAAATGGCAAGATGTGAATCTTATAAAGAAGGTAGAATTTCTCTTGGTACTTTTCGTGCAGATGTGGATTATCATATGGCAGTAGCTCATACCGTATATGGAAGTATTGGGGTTAAAGTTTGGATTATGAAAGGAGAAATATATGGAAAAAGAGAATTATCACCTTTATTTGTAATGCAAAAAAGACATCGTTTTTCTAATAATAAAGCTTCTTTTTTTAGGAAGAAAAAATTATAA
- a CDS encoding large ribosomal subunit protein uL22 encodes MEDKAIISASLNEVRSAPRKMRLLVNLIRNKEIQKALDILKYSKKQKVSSFLRKLLLSVLSNWHRKYPNLSFSDKKSSLYIKKITVNQGKTLKRLRPVPQGRGHRIRKKSSKILVFLEKR; translated from the coding sequence ATGGAAGATAAAGCTATAATATCTGCTTCTTTGAATGAGGTTCGCAGTGCTCCGAGAAAAATGAGATTATTAGTTAATCTAATTCGGAATAAAGAGATTCAAAAAGCTTTAGATATATTGAAGTACAGTAAAAAACAAAAAGTTTCTTCTTTTTTGAGAAAATTACTTCTTTCAGTATTGTCTAATTGGCATAGGAAATATCCAAACTTATCATTTTCTGATAAGAAATCTTCCTTGTATATAAAAAAAATTACAGTCAATCAAGGTAAGACTTTGAAAAGATTGCGCCCAGTACCTCAAGGAAGAGGTCATAGAATCAGAAAAAAATCAAGTAAAATCTTAGTTTTTTTAGAGAAAAGATAA
- the rpsS gene encoding 30S ribosomal protein S19, giving the protein MARSLKKGPYVSQKLYNKVLNNIKSEKKSIIKTWSRPSTILPDFVGQTFAVHNGRQFVNVYITENMIGHKLGEFAPTRTFRGHAGSKSKLKIKN; this is encoded by the coding sequence ATGGCAAGATCTTTAAAAAAAGGTCCATATGTTTCTCAAAAATTGTATAATAAAGTTTTGAATAATATTAAATCTGAAAAAAAATCTATTATTAAAACTTGGTCGAGGCCATCAACTATTTTGCCTGATTTTGTAGGACAAACTTTTGCAGTTCATAATGGAAGACAATTTGTTAATGTGTATATTACGGAAAATATGATTGGACACAAATTAGGAGAGTTTGCACCAACTCGAACTTTTAGAGGACATGCTGGATCTAAAAGCAAATTAAAAATTAAGAATTAA
- the rplB gene encoding 50S ribosomal protein L2 translates to MSIRKLKPITSSQRFRIVNKFNEITKFYPEKSLTKGKCKSGGRNNYGKMTMRYFGGGHKRKYRIIDFKRKKFGIYAIIKSIEYDPNRSCFISLLHYKDGEKRYIIAMDGFKVGQKVISGRNVPFDIGNSTYLNEIPLGTNISCIELKPGQGAKIARSAGAYAQLFAKDGKYATIKFPSGEIRMVMINCMATIGIVSNPDHQLETYGKAGKSRHYGKRPRTRGVAMNPVDHPMGGGEGKASGGIPRNRRGLPSKGFRTRARKKYSDKYILQRRKK, encoded by the coding sequence ATGTCAATAAGAAAGTTAAAACCAATAACATCTAGTCAACGTTTTAGAATAGTCAATAAATTTAATGAAATTACAAAATTTTATCCCGAAAAATCTTTGACAAAAGGGAAGTGTAAATCGGGAGGAAGAAATAATTATGGAAAAATGACTATGCGTTATTTTGGAGGAGGACATAAAAGAAAATATAGAATTATTGACTTTAAAAGAAAAAAATTTGGAATATATGCTATCATAAAATCTATAGAATACGATCCAAATCGGTCTTGTTTTATTTCTTTACTTCATTATAAAGATGGAGAAAAGAGATATATTATTGCTATGGATGGATTCAAAGTAGGGCAAAAAGTAATTTCTGGAAGAAATGTCCCTTTTGATATAGGAAATTCTACTTATTTGAACGAAATCCCTTTGGGAACTAATATTTCTTGTATAGAATTAAAACCTGGACAAGGTGCTAAAATAGCTAGAAGTGCTGGAGCTTATGCACAGTTGTTTGCGAAAGATGGAAAATATGCAACTATTAAATTTCCTTCTGGAGAAATAAGAATGGTAATGATTAATTGTATGGCTACTATTGGAATAGTCTCTAATCCAGATCATCAATTAGAAACATATGGAAAGGCTGGAAAAAGTAGACATTATGGCAAAAGACCTAGAACAAGAGGAGTAGCAATGAATCCTGTAGATCATCCAATGGGAGGTGGAGAAGGAAAAGCATCTGGTGGAATTCCTAGAAATAGAAGGGGATTACCTTCTAAAGGTTTTAGGACTCGTGCTAGAAAGAAATATTCGGATAAATATATTTTACAACGAAGAAAAAAATAA
- the rplW gene encoding 50S ribosomal protein L23, whose translation MILIKPFLTEKSSLKEEDSCYTFSVYIDCNKNQIKKEIFRIFGVSVKKIRTMIYSRKNKSKYTKKGFLYGRTNRLKKAIIQLKENQKIDFFNKK comes from the coding sequence ATGATTTTAATTAAACCTTTTCTTACAGAAAAGTCTTCTTTGAAAGAAGAAGATTCTTGTTATACGTTTTCTGTATATATTGATTGTAATAAAAATCAGATAAAAAAGGAAATATTTAGAATATTTGGAGTTTCTGTTAAAAAAATCAGAACAATGATTTATTCTAGAAAAAATAAATCGAAATATACCAAAAAAGGATTTTTATACGGTAGAACGAATAGATTGAAAAAAGCGATTATTCAATTGAAAGAAAATCAAAAAATTGATTTTTTTAATAAAAAATAA
- the rplD gene encoding 50S ribosomal protein L4, translated as MELKILDIKGNCTNRRVQFNEKFFSKKSYDHPIYLEIKRYLSAQRQGTHKSKERGDISGSRKKLHRQKGTGGSRKGDVKNPLFRGGGRVFGPKPRDYSLKINKLTKNLVRKNIIEHKLKMNQVKIIEDFQLEKPKTKLVLNILKSLQLINEKSLMIVEKTNKNLYLSARNLKNFKLLNAEELNSYFLLNYSYIILSESSVKRIEKFLNVS; from the coding sequence ATGGAACTAAAAATTTTAGATATTAAAGGAAATTGTACTAATCGCAGAGTTCAATTTAATGAAAAATTTTTTTCTAAAAAATCTTATGATCATCCTATTTATTTAGAGATAAAAAGGTATTTATCTGCACAACGTCAAGGAACACACAAATCTAAAGAGAGAGGAGATATATCTGGAAGTAGAAAAAAATTACATAGACAAAAAGGAACTGGAGGTTCTAGGAAAGGAGATGTAAAAAATCCTCTATTTAGAGGAGGAGGACGGGTTTTTGGTCCAAAACCGAGAGATTATTCATTGAAAATTAACAAATTAACAAAAAATTTGGTAAGAAAAAATATTATAGAACATAAATTAAAAATGAACCAAGTAAAAATTATAGAAGATTTTCAATTGGAAAAACCAAAAACCAAATTGGTTCTAAATATATTAAAGTCATTACAATTAATCAATGAAAAATCATTGATGATTGTAGAAAAAACAAATAAGAACTTATATTTATCTGCTAGAAATTTAAAAAATTTTAAGTTGTTAAATGCGGAAGAATTGAATAGCTATTTTTTATTAAATTATTCATATATTATACTTTCTGAAAGTTCGGTAAAAAGAATAGAAAAATTTTTAAATGTTTCATAA
- the rplC gene encoding 50S ribosomal protein L3, with translation MFGLIGINLGMTSIFSKNGKNIPCTIVKVGPCYVTQIKTMEKDGYLAIQLGIIDKKEKHTTKALQGHFTKSGIIPKKKLLEFKDGSIHSIKLGSQINLNSFMEGELVDVKGISKGKGFQGVVKRHKFSGVGESSHGQHNRLRAPGSVGAGSDPSRIFKGKKMAGRMGGKHVTIKNLTILKIDVTEYILILKGSVPGNKNSYLMIKKKKWN, from the coding sequence ATGTTTGGTTTAATAGGTATAAATCTTGGAATGACTAGTATTTTTTCTAAAAATGGAAAAAATATACCATGTACTATTGTGAAAGTCGGTCCTTGTTATGTGACACAGATAAAAACAATGGAAAAAGATGGTTATTTGGCAATTCAATTGGGAATCATCGATAAAAAAGAAAAACATACGACTAAGGCTTTACAAGGCCATTTTACAAAATCTGGTATTATTCCAAAAAAAAAACTGTTGGAATTTAAAGATGGTTCAATTCATTCTATAAAATTAGGTAGTCAAATAAATCTAAATTCTTTTATGGAAGGAGAATTAGTAGATGTGAAAGGAATTAGTAAAGGAAAAGGATTTCAAGGAGTAGTAAAAAGACACAAGTTTTCAGGTGTGGGAGAAAGCAGTCATGGACAACATAATAGATTAAGAGCGCCTGGATCTGTTGGGGCTGGTTCCGATCCATCTAGAATTTTTAAAGGAAAAAAAATGGCTGGAAGAATGGGAGGAAAACATGTAACTATTAAAAATTTAACAATATTAAAAATTGATGTAACTGAATATATTCTTATATTGAAGGGATCGGTACCTGGTAATAAAAATTCATATTTAATGATTAAGAAAAAAAAATGGAACTAA
- the rpsJ gene encoding 30S ribosomal protein S10, producing the protein MGHDIKIKLKSYDYNLLDKSAEKIVNSVLPTGVVLNGPVPLPTEKKIFTVLRSPHVNKKSREQFLLPTHKRLLQIHNASSKTVDALMKLELPSGVEAEIKV; encoded by the coding sequence ATGGGTCATGATATAAAAATAAAATTGAAATCTTATGATTATAATTTATTAGATAAGTCAGCTGAAAAAATAGTGAATTCTGTTTTACCTACAGGAGTAGTACTTAATGGACCGGTTCCATTGCCTACCGAAAAGAAAATATTTACAGTATTACGTTCTCCTCATGTTAATAAAAAATCAAGAGAACAATTCTTACTTCCTACTCATAAAAGACTTTTACAAATTCACAATGCTTCATCTAAAACAGTAGATGCATTGATGAAATTAGAATTACCGAGTGGGGTAGAAGCAGAAATTAAAGTATAA